The window GCCAGGACGAGGAGCCCGCCGGCGTATTGCGCTGGCGCCATGGTTTCGCCGAGCACTAGGTAGGCCACGCCCGCCGCGATCACCGGCTCCATCGTGCTGAGGAGGGTCGCGTGCGTCGGCGGGAGGTAGGTGAGGCCGCGGACGAACAGGCCATGGGGGAGGAGTGTCCCTCCGAGGGCGATCGCCACGATCAGACTCCAGGTCCGCGCCGAGTTCTCCACCCCGGCGGAGGCCCAGAGCGGGAAGAGCACCCACCACGCCGCGCTGCCGATCCCGAACCCGTAGAGCAGGACCGTCCAGGAGTCGTACGCGCGCAGCATCCGCTGGCTGGCCACGGTGTAGGTGGCGAAGGCGCCCGCCGTCGTGAGGCCGAAGCCCAGGCCCGCGAGGTTCAACCGGAGCGTGCCGGGGTCGTACCCCCTCACGAGGACGAAGCAGCCCCCGACGGCGAGGGCGATGGCGGCCAGCGTGGAGGGGGCGGGCCAGCGGCGGAGGACGAGGCCCTCGTAGAGGGCGAGGAAGATCGGCGCCAGGTAGATGAGCAGGATGGCGGTGGCGACGTTGGTCAGGCTGAGGGTGGTGTAGTAGCAGTAGCTGTTCGCCGCGAAGCCGACCAGCCCGACGACCGAGAGGAGCGGGAGGTCCTCGCTCCGGGCCTCCAGGCGACGGCCGCGGCGCGGGCCCAGGATGGAGAGGAGGACGAGAAAGGCGATGGTGACCCGGAGCGCGGTCAAAGCCGCGGGCGTCACCGCGCTCCGGTTGAGCAGGAGCTTCGCCAGGCTGCTGGACACACCCCAGCAGAGGTCGGCGCTCAGGATGAGGGCGGCCCCCCGCCAGGCGGGCCGGTCAGGCCGGCGCGGGGGAGGACCCTCCTGCAAGGTCAGAAGACCTGGACGCGGAGCTCGGTGGGGTTGAAGGCGTTACACGGGTTCTTGTCCTGCGGGCAGGCCGAGATGGCGACGAGCGCGTCCATCTCGGCGCGCAGGACGACAGAGTCCCCGGCCTTCGAGACCGGCGCGGCGATCTCGACGCGGCCATCGGCCGTCCACGGGACGTTCATGAACCAGTTCACCGTGTCCGGGATGCGCGCGTAGGGCACTCGGCCGCCCAGGGCGTGGTGGAGGTTGTCGCGGCAGCCGGGGTGGGCGTGGTCCCCGTAGTCGAGGGCGTAGCGCTTGCGGTCGCAGGGCGCGAAGAGCATGTCGTGGACGCCGACGGTGTCCTCCTCGAGGACGAAGATCGCGTTGCGGAGGTTCGTGTAGAGGGGCCGGCCGCGCTGTGGCCGGAGGCTCCCCAGCATCCCGCGCGTGTGGCAGACGGAGAGGAACTCGTCCAGGTTATGCAGGTTGAAGGCGACGAAGTCCGCCACCTGCTGCCCCTGGACGTCGATGATCTTGAGCCGCTGCCCGGTTCGCAGCTCTAAGGCGCGGCCCTCCCGGGCCGGGATGATCACGTCGAGCATCGGCGTCGTCCGCGCGGCCTCAGATCAGGCGGACCTTCTCCTTCATGGCGAGCCGTTGCTCCGCCAGCCGGTCGGCCGCCACGTAGGTGGGGATGCCCTCCCGATTCGAGAGCGCGATCAGCTCCTCCATCGTCTGCCCGATGCGGGCCACGTTGTGCATGGCGCGCTGGCGGTTGAAGCCGCCCTTGCGCAGCCGGTCGGTGTCGAAGATGGTGCCGCCGGCGTTGGCGATGTAGTCGGGGGCGTAGAGGATGCCGCGGCGGTCGAGCTGGTCGCCGTGCCGCTCCTCCCAGAGCTGGTTGTTGGCGCTGCCGCAGACGATCCGGCACGTGAGCTGGGGGAGGACCTCGTCGTTCACGATGCCGCCGAGGGCGCAGGG is drawn from Candidatus Rokuibacteriota bacterium and contains these coding sequences:
- a CDS encoding urea carboxylase-associated family protein gives rise to the protein MLDVIIPAREGRALELRTGQRLKIIDVQGQQVADFVAFNLHNLDEFLSVCHTRGMLGSLRPQRGRPLYTNLRNAIFVLEEDTVGVHDMLFAPCDRKRYALDYGDHAHPGCRDNLHHALGGRVPYARIPDTVNWFMNVPWTADGRVEIAAPVSKAGDSVVLRAEMDALVAISACPQDKNPCNAFNPTELRVQVF
- a CDS encoding EamA family transporter → MQEGPPPRRPDRPAWRGAALILSADLCWGVSSSLAKLLLNRSAVTPAALTALRVTIAFLVLLSILGPRRGRRLEARSEDLPLLSVVGLVGFAANSYCYYTTLSLTNVATAILLIYLAPIFLALYEGLVLRRWPAPSTLAAIALAVGGCFVLVRGYDPGTLRLNLAGLGFGLTTAGAFATYTVASQRMLRAYDSWTVLLYGFGIGSAAWWVLFPLWASAGVENSARTWSLIVAIALGGTLLPHGLFVRGLTYLPPTHATLLSTMEPVIAAGVAYLVLGETMAPAQYAGGLLVLAAVLLVQLRPEVPAEAG